The proteins below come from a single Myxocyprinus asiaticus isolate MX2 ecotype Aquarium Trade chromosome 28, UBuf_Myxa_2, whole genome shotgun sequence genomic window:
- the LOC127419308 gene encoding carbohydrate sulfotransferase 11-like isoform X1 has product MIKPKVGRMFLATCVGSFFILILYIQNISRSASEQLSGGNSFPVKSRRSPLQTLQENDQLEQSAVQATLQGRRELLEETCHTHTYKRRVLSPEDLRHLIVDDKHKLLYCYVPKVACTNWKRVMMVLTGDGRYREPLAIPANEAHVAGNLRSLSEYSTAEINKRLRTYLKFIFVREPFERLVSAYRNKFTRSYNTAFHKRYGTKIIRRHRVDPQPQALEKGNDVSFEEFVYYLVDPQTQREEPFNEHWERVHSLCHPCLIHYDVVGKYETLAQDSRYILKLAGVDGEVKFPTTSKSTRTTGDMAAKFFDNISPFYQKKLFSLYRMDFLLFNYSVPAYLKLR; this is encoded by the exons ATGATAAAGCCGAAAGTGGGTCGGATGTTTCTGGCGACATGCGTCGGATCGTTTTTCATTCTCATCTTGTATATCCAGAACATCTCAAGATCAG CTTCAGAACAGCTTTCGGGTGGAAACAGTTTCCCAGTTAAATCAAGACGAAGTCCTTTGCAGACACTACAAGAAAATGATCAG CTGGAGCAGTCTGCAGTGCAGGCCACTCTGCAGGGCCGTCGGGAACTCCTGGAGGAAACTTGCCATACGCATACTTATAAAAGACGTGTACTCAGCCCTGAGGATCTTCGGCACCTCATAGTGGACGATAAACACAAGCTGCTATACTGCTATGTCCCCAAAGTGGCATGCACCAACTGGAAGCGTGTGATGATGGTGCTAACGGGTGACGGCCGCTATCGCGAACCACTAGCTATTCCAGCCAACGAGGCTCACGTGGCGGGCAACCTGCGTTCGCTCTCGGAGTATTCCACGGCTGAGATCAACAAGCGCCTACGTACATATTTGAAGTTCATCTTTGTTCGCGAGCCCTTTGAGAGACTCGTCTCCGCCTACCGGAACAAATTCACGCGTAGCTACAACACGGCGTTCCATAAACGCTACGGTACCAAAATCATACGCAGACATCGGGTGGACCCCCAACCCCAGGCGCTGGAAAAAGGCAACGATGTCTCTTTTGAGGAGTTTGTGTATTATTTAGTAGACCCTCAGACTCAGAGAGAAGAACCTTTTAATGAGCACTGGGAGAGGGTTCACTCTCTTTGCCACCCTTGCTTGATCCATTACGACGTGGTGGGAAAATATGAGACACTTGCGCAAGATTCACGCTATATTCTAAAGCTAGCAGGTGTTGACGGAGAGGTCAAATTCCCGACCACCTCCAAGAGCACCAGGACCACAGGAGACATGGCCGCCAAGTTCTTCGACAACATCAGTCCGTTTTATCAGAAGAAGCTATTCAGCCTCTACCGAATGGACTTCTTATTGTTTAACTACTCTGTGCCGGCATACTTGAAGTTGAGATGA
- the LOC127419308 gene encoding carbohydrate sulfotransferase 11-like isoform X2: protein MYRLNNECIGKAGEDISARSYSKDLASEQLSGGNSFPVKSRRSPLQTLQENDQLEQSAVQATLQGRRELLEETCHTHTYKRRVLSPEDLRHLIVDDKHKLLYCYVPKVACTNWKRVMMVLTGDGRYREPLAIPANEAHVAGNLRSLSEYSTAEINKRLRTYLKFIFVREPFERLVSAYRNKFTRSYNTAFHKRYGTKIIRRHRVDPQPQALEKGNDVSFEEFVYYLVDPQTQREEPFNEHWERVHSLCHPCLIHYDVVGKYETLAQDSRYILKLAGVDGEVKFPTTSKSTRTTGDMAAKFFDNISPFYQKKLFSLYRMDFLLFNYSVPAYLKLR from the exons ATGTATAGG TTGAATAATGAATGTATAGGAAAGGCTGGAGAAGACATCAGCGCCCGCTCATATAGCAAAGATTTAG CTTCAGAACAGCTTTCGGGTGGAAACAGTTTCCCAGTTAAATCAAGACGAAGTCCTTTGCAGACACTACAAGAAAATGATCAG CTGGAGCAGTCTGCAGTGCAGGCCACTCTGCAGGGCCGTCGGGAACTCCTGGAGGAAACTTGCCATACGCATACTTATAAAAGACGTGTACTCAGCCCTGAGGATCTTCGGCACCTCATAGTGGACGATAAACACAAGCTGCTATACTGCTATGTCCCCAAAGTGGCATGCACCAACTGGAAGCGTGTGATGATGGTGCTAACGGGTGACGGCCGCTATCGCGAACCACTAGCTATTCCAGCCAACGAGGCTCACGTGGCGGGCAACCTGCGTTCGCTCTCGGAGTATTCCACGGCTGAGATCAACAAGCGCCTACGTACATATTTGAAGTTCATCTTTGTTCGCGAGCCCTTTGAGAGACTCGTCTCCGCCTACCGGAACAAATTCACGCGTAGCTACAACACGGCGTTCCATAAACGCTACGGTACCAAAATCATACGCAGACATCGGGTGGACCCCCAACCCCAGGCGCTGGAAAAAGGCAACGATGTCTCTTTTGAGGAGTTTGTGTATTATTTAGTAGACCCTCAGACTCAGAGAGAAGAACCTTTTAATGAGCACTGGGAGAGGGTTCACTCTCTTTGCCACCCTTGCTTGATCCATTACGACGTGGTGGGAAAATATGAGACACTTGCGCAAGATTCACGCTATATTCTAAAGCTAGCAGGTGTTGACGGAGAGGTCAAATTCCCGACCACCTCCAAGAGCACCAGGACCACAGGAGACATGGCCGCCAAGTTCTTCGACAACATCAGTCCGTTTTATCAGAAGAAGCTATTCAGCCTCTACCGAATGGACTTCTTATTGTTTAACTACTCTGTGCCGGCATACTTGAAGTTGAGATGA